The DNA region CTTCTCCGCGGCTTCGTCGATATCGTCCAGCAGCTGTAGTGATAGTTCGATCTCGGCTTCGTAGTATCGCTGCGACCACCGCAGACTCATTTCGGAGAACGCCCAGGCCGGCTCGGACTCCGAGTGCTCGGCGTGGCCACGGGCTCGCAGCGCCATCGTCCGCAGGTTCTCGATGTGCGCGGAGACGATCTGCTTCAGCTGTTCGGGGTCGTGTAGATGGCCCATCCACAGCCGCAACATGACGCTGTGTTTGAGGATGGGGGTCTCCACGCGCGTGTCGAGAGACCAACTCCGCAGGGCCGCGACCCCCGTCTCGGTGATGCTGTAGACTTGCCTGCCGCGCACGCCCGCTTCACTGACCCGGCGAGACCGGACGAGAGACAGCTTCTCCAGCTTCTTGAGTTCTGTGTAGACCTGACTGACCGACGGGCTCCAGTAGAAGAACCCGATGCTCCAGTCGGCCCACTTCTTCAAGTCGTTCCCTGTGAGCTCCTCGCCGAACGCGAGCATCCCGAGGACCGCCCAACTGGTCGCCGCCAGGTCGGGGTGGCGATCAACGGAGGACACGGGCGTCAATGTTACAGCCGCTCGGCGCCGGCCAGGGTCTCTGCGGCGTATCCGTCCGCCCAGCGGGACAGGGCCGGGAGGGCCGGGTTCGCCGGCCGTATCGTCCTGGAATCCGTTCGCTATGACGTAGGTCACTCGTGGTGGCGACCCGCCGCCGCAGATGGCCCCCTGAGCAGGACGGATGCCCGGGCCGCATGGCCGGGGCCACGACTCGGTGAGGAGAGAAGACGATGGACGAGACATGGGATTCCGAGTACGACGTGGTGGTGGTGGGGTCGGGGGTCGCCGCGCTGTTTGGCGCGATCGCCGCGGCCTCGAGGGGCCTGCGTACCTGCCTCATCGAGAAGACCGACCGGTTCGGCGGTACGTCGGCGTACTCGGGTGGCTCGGTGTGGCTGCCGGGCAACAAGATCCTCGCCCGCGACGGCCTGGAGGACTCGGTCGAACAGGGCCTGACGTACTTCCGCAGCGTGGTCGGCGACCGCACCGACACCGCGCTGCAGGATGCGTACCTCACCACGGGGCCGCTGGTCGTTGACTTCCTGCAGGACGAACTGGGCATCCCGATGAGCTACCAGCCGTTCCCGGACTACTTCGCTGCCCCCGGACGTCAGGATGCTGGCCGGTCGATCTTCCCCGGTCCGATCAGCGGTGACGAGGTCGGGGTCAGGGCGCGGGACATCCGCCCTCCGGTGCCGGTCGACCAGTTCGGGGTGGAGGAGGACACCACGTCCTTCGAGGGGGGTCGGGCCTGGGTGGCGCGCCTGGTGCTGGGACTCGACGGGATGGACAATGCCGAGCTGCACCTGAACGCGGCTGCGGAGCAGTTGGTGCAGGACGGTGAGGGGCGCGTAGTGGGCGTGCGGGCGAGGATCGGTGACGACGAGATGCTCCTCCGGGCCCGGCGTGGGGTCCTACTGGCTGCCGGTGGGTTCGAGCGGTCGGCGGCGCTGCGTGAGGAGTACCAGCAGATGCCGACCGCAGACTGGACGTCCTCCCACCCCGGCACGGGCGCGGGTGATGCCGTGCGGATGGTGGAGGAGGTCGGCGGTCATCTGGACCTGCTCGACCAGTCCTGGTGGTGTCCGGCCACCTTGTTCCCGAACGGGCACGCCGTCTTCACGCTGGGCTTCCGGTCCGGAATCATC from Dietzia sp. B32 includes:
- a CDS encoding PadR family transcriptional regulator, with the protein product MLAFGEELTGNDLKKWADWSIGFFYWSPSVSQVYTELKKLEKLSLVRSRRVSEAGVRGRQVYSITETGVAALRSWSLDTRVETPILKHSVMLRLWMGHLHDPEQLKQIVSAHIENLRTMALRARGHAEHSESEPAWAFSEMSLRWSQRYYEAEIELSLQLLDDIDEAAEKFRTAASCDANGIPIPRHPGAWRSEGTDGVDPR
- a CDS encoding FAD-dependent oxidoreductase — its product is MDETWDSEYDVVVVGSGVAALFGAIAAASRGLRTCLIEKTDRFGGTSAYSGGSVWLPGNKILARDGLEDSVEQGLTYFRSVVGDRTDTALQDAYLTTGPLVVDFLQDELGIPMSYQPFPDYFAAPGRQDAGRSIFPGPISGDEVGVRARDIRPPVPVDQFGVEEDTTSFEGGRAWVARLVLGLDGMDNAELHLNAAAEQLVQDGEGRVVGVRARIGDDEMLLRARRGVLLAAGGFERSAALREEYQQMPTADWTSSHPGTGAGDAVRMVEEVGGHLDLLDQSWWCPATLFPNGHAVFTLGFRSGIIVDSTGRRFADELLPYDQMGRRLRERMAAGAGESFWFIFDDAEGGGYPAICVPEPDAEEFREAGLWHSASSVEGLAEATGLDARALSETVERFNSLAESGRDEDFGRGEDPYGRFFLGATEASQCVRPLDTGSMHAVRIVLGDLGTKGGAVIDQNGSVRRADGSAIAGLYAAGNSTASVSGEVYPGPGVPLGSGMTIAFRAAADMAGASLA